A portion of the Thermosediminibacter oceani DSM 16646 genome contains these proteins:
- a CDS encoding substrate-binding domain-containing protein — MYRIRICKIVFLLVLSLTLGVFLAACGQKAPSEGNLGKNSESGEVILATTTSTQDSGLLDVLIPIFEQKTGYKVKIIPVGTGQALAMGEKGNADVMLVHAPEDEIELVEKGAAINRRLVMHNDFVIVGPAEDPAGIKNAKDAAEAFKLIAEKEALFISRGDNSGTHKKELDIWKKAGIENPSGKWYQSTGQGMGATLDVASEKSGYTLTDRATYLAKKDKLHLVILKEKDGSLINIYHVMQANPDYVKQSNPDAAGMINVEGARAFVEFMVAPETQKIIGEFGKDKFGQPLFIPDAGKSEDNILE, encoded by the coding sequence ATGTACAGGATAAGAATCTGTAAAATTGTTTTTTTACTCGTTCTTTCTCTGACCCTAGGTGTATTTTTGGCAGCTTGCGGGCAAAAGGCACCGTCGGAGGGGAATTTAGGAAAGAATTCAGAGAGCGGTGAGGTTATCCTTGCTACCACCACCAGCACTCAGGACAGCGGACTCCTGGATGTACTTATACCTATCTTTGAACAGAAGACTGGGTATAAAGTGAAAATCATTCCGGTTGGTACCGGTCAGGCACTTGCCATGGGAGAAAAAGGTAACGCCGATGTGATGCTGGTACATGCTCCGGAGGATGAGATTGAGCTGGTAGAAAAGGGTGCAGCCATAAACAGGCGGCTCGTTATGCATAATGATTTCGTGATCGTGGGGCCGGCAGAAGACCCTGCGGGGATTAAAAATGCTAAAGATGCTGCGGAAGCTTTTAAACTAATTGCAGAAAAAGAAGCCCTCTTCATCTCCCGGGGAGATAATTCCGGCACCCATAAAAAAGAACTGGATATCTGGAAAAAGGCCGGAATAGAAAACCCATCGGGCAAGTGGTATCAGTCTACAGGCCAGGGGATGGGTGCAACCCTTGACGTAGCCTCCGAAAAAAGCGGATATACCCTGACCGACAGGGCTACATATCTTGCCAAAAAGGATAAGCTCCACCTTGTCATACTGAAGGAAAAGGACGGGTCGTTGATCAACATCTATCACGTGATGCAGGCTAACCCCGATTATGTAAAACAATCCAATCCCGATGCGGCCGGGATGATAAATGTAGAGGGAGCGAGGGCTTTTGTGGAATTCATGGTAGCCCCTGAGACGCAGAAGATAATAGGTGAATTCGGGAAGGATAAATTCGGTCAGCCGCTTTTTATCCCCGATGCCGGCAAAAGCGAAGATAATATTCTCGAATAG
- a CDS encoding ABC transporter permease, which yields MEAVMDGVKRALILLFTLDKEVYQITLFTLKVTGTATLISVVLSLPLAFLIALKDFPGKRLIISLANLGMGLPPTVVGLWVSLMLWRSGPFGRLRLIYTPKAMIIAQAVIAAPVILALSTAALQQLDKKLRWQIMALGATPIQMLFLMIREARYSLLAAVMAGFGAAVSEVGASMMVGGNIAGYTRVLTTAIVLETGKGNFDEALALSFILLLVSYLGTLWLTLLQQRRHKDVYN from the coding sequence TTGGAAGCTGTAATGGATGGCGTCAAAAGGGCACTGATCCTGCTTTTTACTCTAGACAAAGAGGTATACCAGATAACACTTTTTACGTTAAAGGTGACCGGGACCGCAACTCTCATCAGTGTCGTCCTGTCTTTACCGCTGGCCTTTTTAATCGCTTTAAAGGATTTTCCCGGCAAAAGGTTAATCATAAGCCTTGCTAACCTGGGAATGGGGCTCCCGCCGACGGTGGTGGGGCTCTGGGTCAGTCTCATGCTGTGGAGGAGCGGCCCTTTCGGCCGGCTTCGCCTTATATACACACCTAAAGCTATGATTATAGCCCAGGCCGTTATTGCGGCTCCGGTGATACTCGCTCTTTCTACAGCCGCCCTTCAGCAGTTGGATAAAAAATTAAGATGGCAGATCATGGCGCTGGGAGCTACCCCCATCCAGATGCTGTTTTTGATGATAAGGGAAGCCAGATACTCCCTGCTGGCAGCGGTGATGGCCGGGTTCGGGGCTGCCGTCTCCGAAGTTGGTGCTTCGATGATGGTAGGCGGCAATATAGCCGGTTACACCAGGGTGCTGACCACAGCTATAGTGCTGGAGACTGGAAAGGGCAATTTCGACGAAGCCCTGGCCCTCAGCTTTATCTTATTGCTGGTATCTTACCTGGGGACACTCTGGCTTACCCTTTTGCAGCAGCGGAGGCATAAAGATGTATATAATTGA